In a genomic window of Bacillota bacterium:
- a CDS encoding adenylate kinase produces the protein MRILLIGPPGAGKGTQAARIAGFCEVPHISTGDIFRAAVQAGTELGRKAREYLDAGRLVPDEITIEIIRERLKQPDCSRGFLLDGFPRTLPQAEALDRLLADLGTHLDVVLYIRVSPEVLVERLTGRRVCRNCGATYHVLFQPPRLPGVCDRCGGELYQRSDDTAETVRDRLEVYMSQTAPLLEYYRERGLLKEIDGEQEIEAVWAGIQNCLRGLC, from the coding sequence ATGAGAATTCTGTTAATCGGACCTCCCGGCGCGGGCAAAGGGACGCAGGCGGCCAGGATCGCGGGCTTCTGCGAAGTTCCGCATATTTCTACAGGCGATATTTTCAGGGCTGCAGTTCAGGCAGGAACGGAGCTCGGCCGGAAAGCCAGGGAGTACCTGGATGCCGGACGGCTGGTTCCCGATGAGATCACGATTGAAATCATCCGGGAACGCCTGAAGCAGCCGGACTGCAGCAGGGGCTTTCTGCTGGACGGTTTTCCCCGGACCCTGCCCCAGGCGGAGGCGCTGGACCGGCTCCTGGCGGATCTGGGGACGCACCTGGATGTGGTTTTATATATCAGGGTGAGTCCGGAGGTGCTGGTGGAGCGCCTTACAGGCCGCAGGGTTTGCCGGAACTGCGGCGCCACTTACCACGTGCTTTTTCAGCCCCCGCGCCTTCCCGGCGTCTGCGACCGCTGCGGCGGGGAGCTTTACCAGCGGAGCGACGACACCGCCGAGACGGTGCGGGACCGCCTGGAAGTTTACATGAGTCAGACTGCTCCCCTGCTGGAATACTACAGGGAACGCGGCCTGCTCAAGGAGATCGACGGGGAGCAGGAAATTGAGGCGGTCTGGGCCGGAATTCAGAACTGTCTGAGGGGTCTTTGCTGA
- the rpmD gene encoding 50S ribosomal protein L30, with product MESFLRVTLVKSPIGYPEKQRRVLRALGLRKLNSTVVKADVPEIQGMIRSVSHLVKVEPVGEKEGRV from the coding sequence GTGGAGTCCTTTTTACGGGTTACCCTGGTGAAAAGCCCGATCGGTTATCCTGAAAAACAGCGGCGGGTTCTGCGTGCCCTTGGTTTGAGGAAGCTCAACAGCACTGTGGTGAAGGCCGATGTTCCGGAAATTCAGGGGATGATCAGAAGCGTTTCTCATTTAGTAAAGGTTGAACCGGTGGGCGAGAAGGAAGGGAGGGTTTGA
- the rplO gene encoding 50S ribosomal protein L15, protein MKLHELQPARGARSVRTRKGRGIGSGLGKTAGRGQKGQKARSGGGVRRGFEGGQMPLYRRIPKRGFRNIFRKEVAVVNVRDLARFPAGAVVTPTLLRAEGLVKKTDAVIKLLGKGELDRPLTVKVHQVSKGAAEKVAAAGGRVEVI, encoded by the coding sequence TTGAAGCTCCATGAACTGCAGCCTGCGCGCGGGGCGCGTTCTGTCCGGACCCGGAAGGGCCGCGGCATCGGGTCTGGCCTGGGCAAAACTGCGGGCCGCGGGCAGAAAGGTCAAAAGGCGCGGTCCGGAGGGGGAGTGCGGCGCGGTTTTGAGGGAGGGCAGATGCCCCTGTACCGCCGGATTCCCAAGCGCGGGTTCAGGAATATCTTTCGGAAAGAGGTTGCCGTTGTCAACGTTCGGGATCTCGCCAGATTTCCTGCAGGAGCTGTTGTGACACCGACGCTTCTCAGGGCGGAAGGGCTGGTTAAGAAAACGGACGCCGTCATTAAACTGCTGGGTAAAGGGGAGCTGGACCGCCCCCTGACGGTAAAGGTTCACCAGGTCAGCAAGGGTGCTGCCGAGAAGGTTGCTGCGGCAGGCGGCAGGGTTGAGGTGATATGA
- the secY gene encoding preprotein translocase subunit SecY: MLESLKSAWKLGDLRSKLLFTLVMLLIFRVGAHIPVPGINHQVLEKLLGGQLFGFFDVISGGAFRRLSVFAMSITPYINASIIMQLLTVVIPRLEQLAKEGEAGRKIIVQYTRYGTVVLGFIQAIGMAVALGRQGAIQHAGIGSYLLIALTLTAGTAFLMWLGEMITEKGIGNGISLLIFAGIVSRLPAGAVNIFRQLQAGTISIASVVILIVLGLLVIAAVVAVQEGQRRIPVQYAKRVMGRKVYGGQSTHIPLRVNQAGVIPVIFAMSILMFPVQIAHWINHPWAQGVASHLQFGTPLNTVLYALLIIFFTYFYTAIIFNPMDVADNLKKYGGFIPGLRPGRPTGEYINRVLTRITLAGAIFLAFIAILPNFMIAVTKIPSLYFGGTALLIVVGVALETMKQFEAHLLMRHYQGFMK, encoded by the coding sequence ATGCTGGAATCTCTTAAAAGCGCCTGGAAGCTGGGGGATCTCCGGAGCAAGCTCCTCTTCACCCTGGTCATGCTGTTGATTTTCCGGGTGGGCGCTCACATCCCGGTTCCCGGAATCAATCACCAGGTGCTGGAGAAACTGCTGGGAGGACAGCTTTTCGGCTTCTTTGACGTCATCTCCGGTGGGGCCTTCCGCCGTTTGTCGGTTTTTGCGATGAGCATCACCCCGTACATTAACGCCTCGATTATCATGCAGTTGTTGACCGTCGTCATTCCCCGCCTGGAGCAGCTTGCGAAAGAAGGGGAAGCCGGAAGAAAGATCATCGTGCAGTATACCAGGTACGGAACGGTTGTCCTTGGGTTTATCCAGGCTATCGGCATGGCGGTTGCGCTGGGCCGGCAGGGCGCCATCCAGCACGCAGGCATCGGGTCGTACCTGCTGATTGCCCTGACCCTGACTGCAGGAACTGCCTTTCTCATGTGGCTGGGGGAAATGATCACGGAAAAGGGGATCGGGAACGGCATTTCTCTCCTTATTTTTGCGGGGATCGTTTCCCGCCTCCCGGCAGGGGCGGTGAACATTTTCCGCCAGCTTCAGGCAGGAACGATAAGCATTGCGAGCGTGGTTATTCTGATCGTGCTGGGGCTCCTTGTCATTGCAGCAGTTGTGGCGGTTCAGGAGGGGCAGCGCCGGATCCCGGTGCAGTATGCGAAACGGGTCATGGGCCGGAAGGTCTACGGAGGGCAGAGCACCCATATCCCCCTCCGGGTGAACCAGGCAGGGGTGATTCCGGTCATCTTTGCCATGTCTATTCTGATGTTCCCGGTCCAGATAGCCCATTGGATCAACCATCCCTGGGCGCAGGGAGTAGCAAGCCACCTCCAGTTCGGGACGCCCTTGAACACCGTTCTCTACGCTCTGCTGATCATTTTCTTCACTTACTTTTACACGGCGATCATTTTCAATCCGATGGATGTGGCGGACAACCTGAAAAAGTACGGAGGGTTTATCCCGGGGCTGCGGCCGGGCCGGCCGACCGGGGAGTACATCAACCGCGTTTTGACGCGAATCACCCTGGCCGGTGCGATTTTCCTTGCTTTCATCGCAATTCTCCCCAACTTCATGATTGCCGTTACCAAGATTCCTTCCCTTTATTTCGGCGGAACGGCGCTTTTGATCGTGGTTGGGGTTGCCCTGGAAACGATGAAGCAGTTTGAAGCACATCTGCTGATGCGCCACTACCAGGGCTTTATGAAATAG